The proteins below come from a single Thalassotalea ponticola genomic window:
- a CDS encoding YciI family protein: protein MWYMIYGEDVDNSLDNRLAVRDKHLERLQTLQAQGRLLVAGPLPAIDCDDPGTSGFTGSLLIVEFDSLDQAQQWAEQDPYVDAGVYKKVTVKPFKKVLGI, encoded by the coding sequence ATGTGGTACATGATATACGGCGAAGACGTAGACAACTCGCTCGACAATCGTTTGGCGGTGCGCGATAAGCACCTTGAGCGCTTGCAAACATTGCAAGCTCAAGGCCGGTTGCTAGTAGCAGGTCCCCTACCAGCGATTGATTGCGACGACCCAGGCACTTCAGGCTTCACGGGCTCGTTGCTGATTGTTGAGTTTGACTCGCTTGATCAGGCACAACAGTGGGCTGAGCAAGACCCGTACGTCGACGCAGGTGTTTATAAAAAGGTTACGGTTAAACCATTTAAGAAAGTGCTTGGTATCTAA
- a CDS encoding septation protein A, producing the protein MALLEYIPLIIFFIFYKTHDIFVATGALIVATVIQMIVLKLKKHPIPTRQWVVFGLVVGFGGLTIAFNDDAFLKWKVTIINGLFAATLLIGKYVFNKNLLQSFLGEQFQLPERVWTKFNLAWVCFFILCAVANWYVAFNFDQETWVNFKVFGLTAMTFVFAIASVMSVFKYLPKEDDTVTSVNKDEK; encoded by the coding sequence ATGGCCTTATTAGAATACATTCCGTTGATCATCTTTTTTATTTTTTATAAAACCCATGACATCTTCGTCGCCACCGGTGCGTTGATTGTCGCCACGGTTATTCAAATGATAGTGTTAAAGCTGAAAAAGCACCCTATTCCAACACGCCAATGGGTTGTTTTTGGCTTAGTAGTTGGCTTTGGCGGGTTGACTATAGCCTTTAATGATGATGCATTTTTGAAGTGGAAAGTAACCATTATCAATGGCTTATTCGCAGCGACGTTACTTATTGGTAAGTACGTGTTTAATAAAAATCTATTGCAAAGCTTCTTAGGCGAACAATTCCAATTGCCTGAGCGTGTGTGGACTAAATTCAACTTGGCTTGGGTGTGCTTTTTCATCCTCTGTGCCGTCGCCAACTGGTACGTGGCATTTAACTTTGATCAAGAGACTTGGGTTAACTTTAAGGTATTTGGCTTAACCGCTATGACCTTTGTGTTCGCCATTGCCTCAGTCATGTCTGTATTTAAGTATTTACCGAAGGAAGACGATACAGTGACAAGCGTGAATAAGGACGAAAAATAA
- a CDS encoding sulfotransferase family protein has protein sequence MSNIRPPNSGNSASTADKLLIVGLPRTATTSVCVALLELGFNVAHTAYTKRAIQRAEVIADTPVFSHYPLLNDAYPNSRFIYLQRDIDAWVLSIRRLLERMFDNLMRSDGGFNPYIKQSFLTVFAPLTRENLASDQFLRACYYRHQQQVVDYCQRHKRELLSINVSDDNAFEQLCQFVNATPSSTVQGFKPINVGGKVIAWNKVRHPNKIPATDNGRVDSDLFAYLTSLADAN, from the coding sequence ATGAGTAATATCCGCCCCCCGAACAGTGGCAACTCGGCGTCGACAGCCGATAAACTGCTTATTGTCGGTCTGCCGCGCACCGCAACAACCAGTGTGTGCGTGGCTCTGCTTGAATTGGGTTTTAATGTAGCCCATACCGCATATACCAAACGAGCAATACAACGCGCCGAGGTCATTGCCGACACACCGGTGTTTAGTCACTATCCATTACTGAATGACGCCTACCCCAACAGCCGTTTTATCTATCTACAACGAGATATTGACGCTTGGGTGTTGTCTATTCGTCGTTTGCTTGAGCGCATGTTCGACAATCTAATGCGCAGTGATGGTGGCTTTAATCCGTACATAAAGCAGAGCTTCTTGACCGTATTTGCTCCGTTAACCCGAGAAAACCTAGCCAGTGATCAATTTTTGCGCGCGTGTTATTATCGACATCAACAGCAAGTCGTCGATTATTGTCAACGACACAAGCGTGAATTGCTGAGTATTAATGTAAGCGACGATAACGCCTTTGAGCAATTATGCCAATTCGTCAACGCAACGCCGTCATCGACGGTTCAAGGTTTTAAACCGATCAATGTCGGCGGTAAAGTTATTGCGTGGAACAAAGTTCGCCATCCAAACAAAATACCGGCAACAGACAACGGTCGCGTTGATAGCGATTTATTTGCGTATCTGACTAGTTTGGCTGACGCAAACTGA